The Apium graveolens cultivar Ventura chromosome 6, ASM990537v1, whole genome shotgun sequence genome contains a region encoding:
- the LOC141667202 gene encoding replication protein A 70 kDa DNA-binding subunit B-like: MDVIIVNPRSEKLSMALWENKAIEFLELITAAVDGSVFVVITGLLAKKISDNVFLSSSDATNTYVNIDYAPLHDLKAEMLISTGKTMENLPPPVVKRFVTQEGNTLEDLTIEGLLEATLPSRTTFIRRTCEATIVGIVNAEGWFYNCCPRCARKVRDNEGTYRCENCGKDATDFKQRYKLIVRVEDKSGMTTFTLFNKEAEQLIGIPVETVINNIPQDSSIGNIPAVIKNVFGKKCVFDIKINAYNTERGYEDFTVYRLTECAGTHIEDASKQMEENPAKKRKT; the protein is encoded by the exons ATGGATGTTATCATCGTCAATCCGAG GAGTGAAAAATTATCTATGGCGCTGTGGGAGAACAAAGCTATTGAATTTCTGGAATTGATAACTGCTGCGGTTGATGGTTCAGTATTTGTGGTCATTACTGGACTCTTGGCTAAGAAAATCTCAG ATAATGTGTTCCTTTCGAGCAGCGATGCCACAAATACTTATGTGAATATAGATTATGCACCCCTCCATGATCTGAAGGCCGAAATGCTCATTTCTACCGGGAAGACAATGGAAAATCTGCCCCCACCAGTCGTCAAACGGTTTGTCACCCAAGAAGGAAACACTCTTGAAGATCTAACAATTGAGGGACTTTTAGAAGCAACACTACCAAGTAGGACAACC TTTATCCGCCGCACATGTGAAGCTACAATTGTTGGTATTGTCAATGCTGAGGGCTGGTTCTATAACTGTTGTCCTCGGTGTGCTCGCAAAGTACGCGACAATGAAGGGACATACCGCTGCGAAAACTGTGGAAAGGATGCTACTGACTTCAAACAACG TTACAAGCTAATTGTGCGTGTTGAAGACAAATCTGGAATGACAACATTCACCCTCTTTAATAAGGAGGCTGAGCAGCTTATTGGCATCCCTGTTGAAACTGTGATCAACAACATACCTCAG GACTCAAGCATCGGTAATATTCCAGCAGTCATCAAAAATGTTTTTGGGAAAAAGTGTGTGTTTGACATTAAAATCAATGCATACAACACTGAACGTGGTTATGAGGACTTCACAGTCTACCGACTTACAGAGTGTGCTGGAACCCATATTGAGGACGCGAGTAAGCAGATGGAAGAAAATCCAGCTAAGAAGCGCAAAACTTGA